A section of the Flavobacterium sp. CG_23.5 genome encodes:
- a CDS encoding ACP phosphodiesterase — MNFLAHIYLSGDNDLIKIGNFMADGIRGKHFESFPLDVQKGIVLHRAIDTFTDAHPIFRKSTKRLHENYHHYAGVIVDVFYDHFLAKNWVNYSDENLDTYVANFYQSLLDNTAILTERTLGMMPYMIKHNWLESYQTIDGIDKILTQMDSRTKNESKMRFASAELKEYYADFEKEFTEFFKELILFSNDKIMTL, encoded by the coding sequence ATGAACTTCTTAGCACACATCTATCTCTCGGGCGACAATGATTTAATCAAAATAGGCAATTTTATGGCCGATGGGATTCGGGGGAAACATTTTGAAAGTTTTCCATTGGATGTCCAAAAAGGAATTGTGCTTCACCGTGCCATCGACACTTTTACAGATGCCCATCCTATTTTTAGAAAAAGTACCAAACGTTTACACGAAAACTATCATCATTATGCCGGTGTGATTGTAGATGTTTTTTATGACCATTTTTTGGCAAAAAATTGGGTTAATTATTCGGATGAAAATCTGGACACCTATGTCGCTAATTTCTATCAATCTTTACTGGATAATACAGCCATTTTAACCGAACGAACCCTTGGAATGATGCCTTATATGATTAAACACAATTGGCTCGAAAGTTATCAAACCATCGACGGAATTGACAAAATATTGACTCAAATGGATAGCCGAACCAAAAATGAATCAAAAATGCGCTTTGCATCAGCTGAGCTAAAAGAGTATTATGCAGATTTTGAAAAAGAGTTTACTGAATTCTTTAAAGAATTAATACTATTTTCGAATGATAAAATAATGACTTTATGA
- the glmM gene encoding phosphoglucosamine mutase, which produces MTLIKSISGIRGTIGGKVGDNLTPVDAVKFASAYGTWLKNYQDPSILRVEKLKVVVGRDARISGPMIHNLVINTLIGLGIDVIDLGLSTTPTVEVAVPLEKADGGIILTASHNPKQWNALKLLNEKGEFLNGAEGEKILAIAEAEAFDFSDVDSLGEITENDAYMDIHIDEVLNLPLVDVEAVKAAKFKVVVDGVNSSGGIIIPKLLELMGVEVVKLYCEPNGHFPHNPEPLKEHLTDISELVVKEKADLGVVVDPDVDRLAFICEDGEMFGEEYTLVACADYVLSKTPGNTVSNMSSSRALRDVTNKHKGCYEASAVGEVNVVDLMKKNNAVIGGEGNGGIIYPESHYGRDSLVGVALFLTHLANKKMTVSALRASYPEYYMSKNKIELTPQIDVDAILVAMTEKYKNEDITTIDGVKIDFAENWVHLRKSNTEPIIRIYTEAASQAQADKLALRIIDEIKMIAGI; this is translated from the coding sequence ATGACTTTAATAAAATCAATATCAGGAATACGTGGAACAATAGGAGGGAAAGTAGGAGATAACCTTACGCCGGTTGATGCAGTAAAATTTGCCTCAGCTTATGGGACTTGGTTAAAAAACTATCAAGATCCCTCAATTCTTCGGGTTGAAAAGTTGAAGGTAGTAGTGGGTCGTGATGCCCGTATTTCAGGACCGATGATTCATAATTTGGTGATAAATACATTGATTGGTTTAGGCATTGATGTAATTGATTTAGGATTGTCAACGACACCAACGGTTGAAGTTGCCGTTCCATTGGAGAAAGCAGATGGAGGAATTATCCTTACCGCTTCTCATAATCCGAAGCAATGGAATGCTTTAAAATTATTGAATGAAAAAGGCGAGTTTCTAAATGGTGCCGAAGGGGAAAAAATCCTTGCTATCGCTGAAGCCGAAGCGTTTGATTTCTCGGATGTGGACAGTTTAGGTGAAATTACTGAGAATGACGCTTATATGGACATTCATATTGATGAAGTATTGAATTTGCCACTAGTTGATGTTGAAGCTGTAAAAGCGGCTAAGTTTAAGGTAGTCGTTGATGGAGTAAATTCTTCTGGAGGAATTATTATTCCAAAATTATTGGAGTTAATGGGAGTTGAAGTAGTAAAATTATACTGTGAACCTAACGGTCATTTTCCGCACAATCCAGAACCATTAAAAGAACACCTGACTGATATTTCGGAACTGGTAGTTAAGGAAAAAGCCGATTTAGGAGTTGTAGTTGATCCTGATGTAGATCGTTTGGCTTTCATTTGTGAAGACGGAGAAATGTTTGGAGAAGAATATACTTTAGTGGCCTGCGCCGATTATGTATTGAGCAAAACACCAGGGAATACCGTTTCTAATATGTCCTCGTCTCGCGCGCTGCGAGACGTAACTAACAAACATAAAGGATGCTACGAAGCCAGTGCCGTGGGTGAAGTGAACGTGGTAGATTTAATGAAAAAGAATAATGCAGTTATAGGTGGAGAAGGAAATGGCGGAATCATTTATCCAGAGTCGCATTATGGTCGTGATAGTTTAGTGGGAGTGGCGCTATTCTTGACGCATTTGGCAAACAAAAAAATGACAGTTTCTGCATTACGTGCTTCGTATCCTGAGTATTACATGAGCAAAAACAAAATAGAATTGACACCACAAATCGATGTCGATGCGATTCTTGTTGCCATGACAGAGAAATACAAAAACGAAGATATTACCACCATTGACGGGGTAAAAATCGACTTTGCTGAAAATTGGGTACATCTAAGAAAATCAAATACCGAACCAATTATCCGTATTTATACCGAAGCCGCTTCACAAGCGCAGGCGGATAAATTGGCTTTAAGAATTATTGATGAAATTAAGATGATTGCAGGTATTTAA
- a CDS encoding membrane metalloprotease encodes MKKRILILVISFGLLLSCSKEDSTTNTSATFNVNNNKQTTGSSSNDLLSDKKFNSAIIEVVYVVGFEPTSTTINNLVAFLEARMYKPGGISVIKRSIASPGTAPYTIQEIADIENANRTKYNTANQIAIWAFFADGQSTSDTSTSVILGTAYWNTSFVIFEKTVQGLSDSPFKPNRTLLETTVVTHEFGHIFGLTNLGTTLQSNHEDAAHAKHCNVESCLMYWSSETGGGISNMVSGGTAPKLDAQCIADLQANGGK; translated from the coding sequence ATGAAAAAAAGAATTCTAATACTTGTAATAAGCTTTGGCTTACTACTTTCATGCTCAAAAGAGGATAGTACAACCAATACTTCCGCAACATTCAACGTAAATAATAACAAACAAACGACTGGGAGTTCATCCAATGATTTGTTGTCCGATAAAAAATTTAATAGTGCAATTATTGAAGTAGTTTATGTAGTCGGTTTTGAACCAACATCTACTACAATTAACAACTTAGTAGCTTTTCTAGAAGCTAGAATGTATAAACCGGGGGGAATTAGCGTAATTAAAAGATCTATTGCATCACCGGGAACGGCACCCTATACCATTCAAGAAATAGCAGACATTGAAAATGCAAACAGAACCAAATACAATACAGCAAATCAAATTGCTATTTGGGCATTTTTCGCCGATGGTCAATCCACCAGTGATACAAGTACAAGTGTGATTTTAGGAACTGCCTATTGGAATACTTCCTTTGTTATATTTGAAAAAACGGTGCAAGGATTAAGTGATAGCCCATTTAAACCTAACAGAACTTTATTAGAAACTACTGTTGTAACGCATGAGTTTGGTCATATTTTCGGACTTACTAATCTTGGAACTACTTTACAAAGTAATCATGAAGATGCAGCGCATGCAAAACATTGCAATGTAGAAAGTTGCTTAATGTATTGGTCTTCAGAAACGGGAGGCGGAATATCTAATATGGTATCAGGAGGTACAGCACCAAAACTGGATGCGCAATGTATTGCGGATCTTCAAGCAAATGGCGGGAAATAA
- a CDS encoding T9SS type B sorting domain-containing protein, whose amino-acid sequence MEKKTILLLIIFLISNVVSSQNTGYNLDFETGTFIGWQAGKGRCCPVVIKNSGIVKGRHTIMSGNGVDLKTCKKLSVVAPGGSYSARLGNDSSGGEAETLSYTLTITPENSLFIYKYAVVLQDPGHEPAEQPYFRVNVYNENRELIDPTCGAYNVVATIDLPGFQTCEEFNVVYKDWTTVGLDLSPYIGQKITVEFETSDCSIGGHFGYAYIDAFYSSLTIGSSYCTDANAVTLSAPIGFSYLWETGQTTQNIKINNPIDGKKYGCELTSATGCKVAISTVVNLQDPIVNFEVYNVCDKKEVIFKNTSLNSASTLNTYKWDFGDGTTSTVENPTHIFPAPGNYNVTFEFVNILGCKFSKTQNVTINLAPEPTLTDGVICFDSLGNLAKGFTLNSGLSSGDNEYKWFLNSELINDATKSTYTAVEKGNYSVLVTDMQTSCSSQAFATVVSSQMASDVIVNLSKYFADTNFLNVDVVGGSGPFLFKLDDYGFQQSNFYSGLSIGDHFITVKDSVNCTLITKQFTIFGFPKFFTPNNDGFNDYWNIPNYKKLFQAQIYIFDRYGKFIKEIAPSGLGWDGTHLGNLMPAADYWFTLNYKEEDQRGNLESKTFRSHFSLKR is encoded by the coding sequence ATGGAAAAAAAAACGATTCTTTTATTAATAATTTTTCTAATTTCAAATGTTGTTTCTTCACAAAATACAGGATACAATCTAGATTTTGAAACAGGAACTTTTATTGGTTGGCAAGCAGGAAAAGGAAGATGTTGTCCAGTAGTAATCAAAAATTCAGGAATTGTTAAAGGTAGGCATACCATTATGTCAGGAAACGGCGTCGATCTAAAAACCTGCAAGAAATTATCTGTTGTTGCTCCTGGAGGTTCGTATTCTGCACGATTAGGCAATGACAGCTCAGGCGGTGAAGCCGAAACACTCTCGTATACTTTAACCATTACGCCAGAAAATTCTTTGTTTATTTATAAATATGCTGTGGTTTTGCAAGATCCAGGTCATGAACCTGCAGAACAACCCTATTTTCGTGTAAATGTTTATAATGAAAATAGAGAGCTCATAGATCCCACTTGCGGTGCTTATAATGTTGTTGCAACAATTGACCTTCCCGGATTTCAAACTTGCGAAGAATTTAATGTTGTGTACAAAGATTGGACGACAGTTGGGCTGGATTTAAGCCCTTATATAGGCCAGAAGATTACCGTAGAATTCGAGACCAGTGATTGCTCAATAGGAGGACATTTTGGCTATGCATATATTGACGCTTTTTATTCATCACTCACAATAGGTTCTTCCTATTGTACTGATGCGAATGCTGTTACTCTTTCAGCTCCCATCGGTTTTTCATACTTGTGGGAAACGGGTCAAACCACCCAAAATATAAAAATAAATAACCCTATTGACGGAAAAAAATACGGTTGTGAATTGACCTCTGCGACAGGATGTAAAGTAGCTATTTCAACAGTTGTAAATCTTCAAGATCCTATCGTTAATTTTGAAGTCTATAATGTTTGCGATAAAAAAGAGGTGATTTTTAAAAACACTTCATTAAATTCAGCTTCTACATTAAATACATATAAATGGGATTTTGGAGATGGTACAACTTCCACGGTTGAAAATCCTACCCATATTTTTCCTGCTCCAGGAAATTACAATGTCACATTTGAATTTGTAAATATTTTAGGTTGCAAATTTAGTAAAACGCAAAATGTAACAATAAATCTAGCACCAGAACCTACTTTGACAGACGGGGTTATTTGTTTTGATTCTTTAGGTAATTTGGCGAAAGGTTTTACTTTGAATAGTGGATTATCATCTGGAGATAATGAATATAAATGGTTTCTGAATAGTGAATTAATTAATGATGCTACTAAAAGCACCTACACGGCAGTTGAGAAGGGAAATTATTCTGTGTTGGTTACGGATATGCAAACGAGTTGCTCCAGTCAGGCTTTTGCAACGGTAGTATCATCGCAAATGGCGAGTGATGTTATTGTAAACTTAAGTAAATATTTTGCAGACACTAATTTTTTAAACGTGGATGTTGTTGGCGGATCAGGACCATTTCTTTTTAAATTAGATGATTATGGATTTCAACAATCTAATTTTTATAGTGGGTTGTCGATTGGAGATCATTTTATTACGGTAAAGGACAGTGTCAATTGTACATTAATAACTAAACAATTTACCATTTTTGGATTTCCAAAATTTTTCACCCCAAATAATGATGGTTTTAATGATTATTGGAATATTCCAAATTACAAAAAATTATTCCAAGCGCAGATTTATATTTTTGACCGATATGGTAAATTCATAAAAGAAATAGCTCCTTCGGGACTGGGCTGGGATGGAACTCATCTCGGTAATTTGATGCCAGCAGCAGATTATTGGTTTACTTTGAATTATAAAGAAGAGGATCAAAGAGGTAATTTAGAATCAAAAACATTTAGGTCTCATTTCTCTCTAAAACGATAA
- a CDS encoding protein adenylyltransferase SelO, producing the protein MKLKINNRFSAELPADIDETNVTRQVHNSCFSYVMPRVPSNPKLIHFSEEVSEMLGITEKDTQLPEFTAFFSGKEIIPNSRPYAMSYAGHQFGNWAGQLGDGRAIILAEVEQNKQVFALQLKGAGMTPYSRRADGLAVLRSSIREHLCSEAMFHLGVPTTRSLSLILTGDQVLRDVMYDGHPDYEKGAVVCRVAPSFIRFGNFELFSSQNDLKTLKLLTDFTIKYHFPEIKGETKESYIQFFQAVADKTREMIVQWQRVGFVHGVMNTDNMSILGLTIDYGPYGWLEDYNPNWTPNTTDRENRRYRFGNQPEIALWNLYQLANALYPLIEETAPLESILNDFQTIYEDDYLTMMLSKLGLETKKENDNQLIHILTENLQLTETDMTIFFRKLSHIKKEEVVENAFLHIYESFYKTEAVTEQIKDSWLYWLTQYLNRMQEESISDDDRKAAMNLVNPKYVLRNYMAHLAIEAADKEDYSLIEELHQLLKNPYQEQIEAEKWFAKRPDWAREKIGSSMLSCSS; encoded by the coding sequence ATGAAATTAAAAATCAATAATAGGTTTAGTGCGGAATTGCCTGCTGATATTGACGAGACCAATGTTACGCGTCAGGTTCATAATTCTTGTTTCTCCTATGTAATGCCTAGAGTTCCTTCTAATCCTAAACTAATTCATTTTTCTGAAGAAGTTTCTGAAATGCTTGGAATCACAGAGAAAGATACACAATTACCTGAATTTACAGCTTTCTTTTCCGGAAAGGAAATCATACCAAATTCTCGTCCGTACGCAATGAGTTATGCGGGACATCAATTTGGAAATTGGGCCGGACAATTAGGTGACGGCAGAGCAATAATTCTAGCGGAAGTCGAACAAAATAAGCAAGTTTTTGCCTTGCAATTAAAAGGAGCCGGAATGACACCCTATTCCCGCAGAGCAGATGGTTTAGCCGTGTTGCGTTCTTCCATTCGAGAACATCTTTGCAGCGAAGCTATGTTTCACCTCGGAGTTCCCACGACCCGCTCTTTATCCTTAATACTAACTGGTGACCAAGTCTTGCGTGATGTGATGTACGACGGCCACCCCGATTATGAAAAAGGTGCAGTGGTTTGCAGAGTTGCGCCGTCTTTTATTCGTTTTGGAAATTTCGAACTTTTTTCTTCTCAAAATGACCTAAAAACATTAAAATTACTCACTGATTTTACCATAAAATATCATTTTCCTGAAATTAAAGGGGAAACTAAAGAAAGTTATATTCAGTTTTTCCAGGCGGTTGCCGATAAAACTCGTGAAATGATTGTGCAGTGGCAACGTGTTGGTTTTGTTCATGGCGTGATGAATACGGACAATATGTCTATTTTAGGACTTACCATAGATTACGGCCCCTATGGCTGGCTGGAAGACTATAATCCCAATTGGACCCCTAACACAACCGATCGCGAGAATCGAAGATATCGTTTTGGCAATCAACCGGAAATCGCACTTTGGAACTTGTATCAGTTGGCCAACGCGCTGTATCCTTTGATAGAAGAAACGGCACCTTTAGAATCTATATTAAATGATTTTCAAACTATTTATGAAGATGACTACCTTACTATGATGCTTTCTAAATTAGGTTTGGAAACCAAAAAAGAAAATGACAATCAACTGATTCATATCCTAACCGAAAATTTGCAGCTTACAGAAACAGATATGACTATTTTCTTTAGAAAATTAAGCCACATCAAGAAAGAAGAAGTCGTTGAGAATGCTTTTTTACATATTTACGAATCTTTCTACAAAACCGAAGCAGTTACCGAACAAATTAAAGATTCGTGGTTGTATTGGCTTACCCAATATTTGAATAGAATGCAGGAAGAATCCATTTCAGATGACGACCGAAAAGCCGCAATGAATCTGGTAAATCCAAAATATGTACTTCGAAATTACATGGCTCATTTAGCAATTGAAGCTGCTGATAAAGAGGATTATTCGCTAATTGAAGAATTACATCAATTATTAAAAAATCCATATCAGGAACAAATTGAAGCGGAAAAATGGTTTGCAAAGAGACCCGATTGGGCCAGGGAAAAAATTGGAAGTTCTATGTTGTCTTGCAGTTCTTAA
- a CDS encoding aminotransferase class V-fold PLP-dependent enzyme, which yields MTSTETPTQLELYFQQFRKNIIGIDQTFETPYGQQQIIYTDWTASGRLYRPIEEKLMNEFGPFVANTHTETTVSGTAMTKAYHQARHIIKHHVNANSDDILITDGTGMTGVVNKFQRILGLKVPENLKDFITIPAEKKPVVFISHMEHHSNQTSWLETIADVEVIPSTEDGLFSVENLEILLDKYKDRSFKIASITSCSNVTGIRTPYHEAAKLMHQHNGLCFVDFACSGPYVQIDMHPEDPESYLDAIFFSPHKFLGGPGTCGVLVFNKKLYQNLVPDCPGGGTVSWTNPWGEHKYIDNIEDREDGGTPGFLQVIKTALAIQLKEKMGIDNILKREHEIVDSIFESLGNIPNIKILAGQHHDRLGVISFFIEDLHFNLGVKLLNDKFGIQTRGGCSCAGTYGHFLLHVDQETSHKLIDEITLGDLIRKPGWIRMSIHPTTTNAEIEFVCNAIKSLAENHKTWALDYKYNSVTNEFVHKQAKSLEDELVKSWFSL from the coding sequence ATGACTTCCACAGAAACTCCAACGCAATTAGAACTCTATTTCCAACAGTTTCGTAAGAATATTATTGGAATAGATCAAACATTTGAAACTCCATACGGACAACAACAAATTATCTATACGGATTGGACCGCCAGTGGTCGTTTATATCGCCCTATTGAGGAAAAACTGATGAATGAATTTGGTCCTTTTGTGGCCAATACGCATACGGAGACTACAGTTTCGGGAACAGCAATGACTAAGGCATACCATCAGGCGCGTCATATCATCAAGCATCATGTCAATGCTAATTCTGATGATATTTTAATTACTGATGGAACAGGAATGACAGGAGTAGTTAATAAATTCCAACGTATTCTTGGTTTGAAAGTACCAGAAAATCTAAAAGACTTCATCACTATTCCCGCCGAAAAGAAACCAGTTGTTTTTATTTCGCATATGGAACATCATTCTAATCAAACTTCCTGGTTGGAAACTATTGCTGATGTTGAGGTAATTCCATCTACTGAAGATGGTTTGTTCAGTGTTGAAAATTTAGAAATACTGCTTGACAAATATAAAGATAGAAGTTTCAAAATTGCTTCTATTACTTCCTGCTCTAACGTTACCGGGATTAGAACGCCTTATCACGAAGCAGCAAAATTAATGCATCAACATAACGGACTTTGTTTTGTCGATTTTGCTTGTTCAGGACCTTATGTACAAATAGATATGCATCCCGAAGATCCGGAAAGTTATCTGGACGCGATTTTCTTTTCCCCGCATAAATTTCTTGGTGGTCCTGGTACCTGCGGTGTTTTGGTTTTTAATAAAAAATTATATCAAAATTTGGTTCCTGATTGTCCTGGAGGCGGTACGGTAAGCTGGACAAATCCTTGGGGTGAACACAAGTACATTGATAATATCGAAGATAGGGAAGATGGTGGAACTCCCGGTTTTCTTCAAGTGATAAAAACGGCTTTGGCTATTCAGTTGAAAGAGAAAATGGGTATTGATAATATTCTTAAACGAGAACATGAAATTGTTGATTCTATTTTTGAATCATTGGGAAATATCCCAAACATAAAAATACTTGCTGGCCAACATCATGATAGGTTAGGGGTGATTTCTTTTTTTATAGAAGACTTGCATTTCAATTTGGGCGTGAAATTACTAAATGACAAATTCGGAATTCAAACACGTGGCGGATGTAGCTGTGCTGGAACTTACGGGCATTTTCTGTTGCATGTGGATCAGGAAACTTCCCATAAATTGATTGACGAAATTACTTTGGGAGATTTAATCAGAAAACCGGGTTGGATTAGAATGTCTATTCATCCAACAACGACAAATGCTGAAATTGAATTTGTATGCAATGCCATAAAATCGCTTGCGGAAAACCATAAAACTTGGGCTTTGGATTATAAATATAATTCCGTTACCAACGAGTTTGTTCATAAACAGGCAAAATCATTAGAAGATGAATTGGTAAAAAGCTGGTTTTCGCTATAA